A region from the Paraurantiacibacter namhicola genome encodes:
- a CDS encoding YifB family Mg chelatase-like AAA ATPase, whose protein sequence is MVALVQTVAYLGLEARGVEVQCQVAPGLPKFNIVGLPDKAVGESKERVRAALAAMGLTLPPKRITINMSPADLPKEGSHFDLPIALALLAAMGVTDAEQLTDFIAVGELSLDGRVVPSPGVLLAAMHASGEERGLICPAAQGAEARWASGVAVVAAPDLVSLLNHLKGTSTLPAPEPGEAAEEMTGPDLKQVKGQETAKRALEIAAAGGHNLLMIGPPGAGKSLLASCLPGILPQLSPSEALETSMVQSVAGMLEGGRISRTRPFRDPHHSASIAALTGGGLKVKPGEVSLAHLGVLFLDELPEFQRAALDSLRQPLETGEVSVARANAHVTYPADVQLVAAMNPCRCGHLGDPALACSRAPRCAADYQAKVSGPLLDRIDLHVEVDPVSAADLALPPPAEGTAEVAARVRAARDVQSARQTETGVRTNAGLDGDALETFAGPDEAGRKLLMQAAEAMRLSARAYTRVLRVSRTIADLAGSEGVGRIHVAEALSYRRQAPRA, encoded by the coding sequence GTGGTCGCACTGGTACAGACGGTCGCCTATCTCGGGCTGGAAGCGCGCGGGGTGGAGGTGCAGTGCCAGGTCGCCCCCGGCTTGCCCAAGTTCAACATCGTCGGCCTGCCGGACAAGGCGGTGGGCGAATCCAAGGAACGTGTACGCGCCGCGCTCGCCGCCATGGGCCTGACCCTGCCGCCCAAGCGCATTACCATCAACATGTCCCCGGCCGACCTGCCCAAGGAAGGCAGCCATTTCGACCTGCCCATCGCACTCGCCCTGCTGGCCGCCATGGGCGTGACCGATGCCGAGCAGCTGACGGACTTCATCGCCGTTGGCGAGCTGTCGCTGGATGGCCGCGTGGTGCCCAGCCCCGGTGTGCTGCTGGCCGCGATGCATGCCAGCGGCGAGGAGCGCGGCCTGATCTGCCCCGCCGCACAGGGGGCCGAGGCGCGGTGGGCCAGCGGGGTGGCGGTGGTCGCCGCGCCCGACCTCGTCAGCCTGCTCAACCATCTGAAAGGCACCAGCACCCTGCCCGCGCCCGAGCCCGGCGAAGCGGCAGAGGAGATGACGGGTCCGGACCTGAAACAGGTGAAGGGCCAGGAAACCGCCAAGCGCGCGCTGGAGATCGCCGCGGCGGGTGGTCACAACCTGCTGATGATCGGCCCGCCCGGCGCGGGCAAGTCGCTGCTCGCCAGCTGCCTGCCAGGCATCCTCCCGCAGCTCTCCCCGTCCGAGGCGCTGGAGACCAGCATGGTGCAATCGGTCGCCGGCATGCTGGAGGGCGGGCGCATCAGCCGCACGCGGCCTTTCCGCGATCCGCACCATTCCGCCAGCATCGCTGCGTTGACCGGCGGCGGGCTGAAGGTGAAGCCGGGCGAGGTCAGCCTCGCACATCTGGGCGTGCTGTTCCTGGACGAGCTGCCGGAATTCCAGCGCGCCGCGCTCGATTCACTACGCCAGCCGCTGGAGACAGGCGAAGTCAGCGTCGCGCGCGCCAACGCCCATGTCACTTACCCGGCGGACGTGCAGCTGGTGGCCGCGATGAACCCGTGCCGCTGCGGGCATCTGGGCGATCCGGCACTCGCCTGCTCACGCGCGCCGCGCTGCGCGGCGGATTACCAGGCCAAGGTCAGCGGGCCGCTGCTGGACCGGATAGACCTGCATGTGGAGGTCGACCCGGTCAGCGCCGCCGACCTCGCCCTGCCCCCGCCTGCCGAGGGCACGGCCGAAGTCGCCGCCCGCGTGCGCGCCGCGCGCGATGTGCAGTCCGCCCGTCAGACGGAAACCGGCGTCCGCACCAATGCCGGGCTGGATGGCGACGCGCTGGAGACCTTCGCCGGCCCGGACGAGGCGGGCCGCAAGCTGCTGATGCAGGCCGCCGAAGCCATGCGCCTCTCCGCCCGCGCCTACACCCGCGTCCTGCGCGTCTCCCGCACCATAGCCGACCTCGCAGGCAGCGAAGGCGTGGGGCGGATACACGTGGCAGAGGCGCTGAGTTATCGCAGGCAGGCGCCGAGGGCGTAA
- a CDS encoding VOC family protein produces MSIAHGTILGGLSTVPDLDEALRAYRDTLGLELAERGELDADLAQSWGCPGNAGSPYAVLRPASAEPCWMRLVEQPAHPGFRPTRSYGWAAFECTVEDVWHWPDAIPPGQFEIVGPPKVIENIEPAFIPMQVLGPGREMVYLNQVLADMPGSDLPRAKSPVDRIFIVVLAAPDREASVEWYRQRLHLDRGADFTIPYTMINNAFGLSPDTQTTLTMVSKGRMPIVEVDDYPAEAAARPRHEGLLPPGNALVTLAVQDLDACELDWIAAPASREGALYEGRRAATTLGPAGELLELVECKP; encoded by the coding sequence GTGAGCATTGCGCACGGCACGATCCTGGGCGGCCTGTCCACCGTCCCGGACCTCGATGAAGCCTTGCGCGCTTATCGCGACACGCTGGGCCTGGAACTGGCCGAACGGGGCGAGCTGGACGCCGATCTCGCTCAAAGCTGGGGCTGCCCCGGCAATGCAGGATCGCCCTACGCCGTGCTTCGCCCCGCCAGCGCAGAGCCATGCTGGATGCGGCTGGTCGAGCAGCCCGCCCATCCCGGTTTCCGCCCCACGCGCAGCTATGGCTGGGCCGCCTTCGAATGCACGGTGGAGGATGTCTGGCACTGGCCCGATGCCATCCCGCCCGGCCAGTTCGAGATCGTCGGCCCGCCCAAGGTGATCGAGAACATAGAGCCGGCCTTCATCCCCATGCAGGTGCTGGGGCCGGGGCGAGAGATGGTCTATCTGAACCAGGTGCTGGCGGACATGCCGGGCAGCGACCTGCCGCGCGCGAAAAGCCCGGTGGACCGCATCTTCATCGTGGTGCTGGCCGCGCCCGACCGGGAAGCCAGCGTGGAGTGGTATCGCCAGCGCCTGCATCTCGATCGCGGGGCGGATTTCACCATCCCCTACACCATGATCAACAACGCCTTCGGCCTGTCGCCCGATACGCAGACGACCCTGACCATGGTTTCGAAGGGCCGCATGCCGATCGTGGAAGTGGACGATTACCCTGCAGAAGCGGCCGCGCGCCCGCGCCATGAGGGCCTGCTGCCCCCCGGCAATGCTCTCGTCACGCTGGCGGTGCAGGACCTGGATGCCTGCGAGCTGGACTGGATCGCCGCTCCCGCCTCACGCGAGGGCGCGCTGTATGAAGGCCGCCGCGCCGCGACCACGCTTGGCCCCGCAGGCGAGCTGCTGGAACTGGTGGAGTGCAAGCCATGA
- a CDS encoding SDR family NAD(P)-dependent oxidoreductase, whose amino-acid sequence MAGNTEGRFAGKTVVVTGSGKEKGLGQGILQAFADEGANCVVSDVRLDDEADGVAEDLRARGARVATIRCDVSQADQCQALVAQAVEHFGGIDVFVNNAGIGFKMKPLLEVDTADEWDQVLAVNLSGAFYCTQAAARAMVDAGKGGRIINIASQAAKTGFPHLPAYVSSKHGMVGLTRASAVELGAHGITVNAICPNHVTTGLGAQQNEYFSKLLGFAKVEDYLANLAAKNPMGRPGLPSDTAAAALWLASEEAFYVTGEALNVSGGEEMH is encoded by the coding sequence ATGGCCGGAAACACTGAAGGCCGCTTCGCTGGCAAGACCGTGGTCGTCACCGGCTCGGGCAAGGAGAAGGGGCTGGGGCAGGGCATCCTGCAGGCCTTCGCCGACGAGGGCGCGAATTGTGTCGTCTCCGACGTGCGGCTGGATGACGAGGCAGATGGCGTGGCCGAGGATTTGCGGGCGCGCGGGGCCAGGGTCGCCACCATCCGCTGCGACGTCTCGCAGGCCGACCAGTGCCAGGCGCTGGTTGCCCAGGCGGTTGAGCATTTCGGCGGGATCGACGTGTTCGTGAACAATGCCGGGATCGGCTTCAAGATGAAGCCGCTGCTGGAGGTCGATACCGCCGATGAGTGGGACCAGGTGCTGGCCGTGAACCTGTCGGGCGCATTCTACTGCACGCAGGCCGCCGCGCGCGCCATGGTGGATGCTGGCAAGGGCGGGCGGATCATCAATATCGCCAGCCAGGCCGCGAAGACCGGCTTCCCGCACCTGCCCGCCTATGTCTCCAGCAAGCATGGCATGGTCGGCCTGACGCGGGCCAGCGCAGTGGAGCTGGGTGCGCATGGCATCACCGTAAATGCGATTTGCCCCAACCATGTGACCACGGGGCTGGGCGCGCAGCAGAACGAATATTTCTCGAAACTGCTCGGCTTTGCAAAGGTGGAGGATTACCTCGCCAATTTGGCCGCGAAAAATCCGATGGGCCGCCCTGGCCTCCCCTCCGACACCGCCGCCGCCGCCCTGTGGCTGGCGAGCGAGGAGGCATTCTATGTTACCGGAGAGGCGCTTAACGTCTCCGGCGGGGAGGAAATGCACTAA
- a CDS encoding polysaccharide deacetylase family protein, which produces MKEERMDWPGGAKLALSVVVNVEEGSEMTVARGDRGMEPVDELGVFVKSKMRNYSNESNYLYGIKAGAPRIVKLLKQYDITASWTVAAMALENHPKIARAIVDLGHEPVSHGWRWVHQFKMDEDTEREFIRKAVTSIEHTCGVRPYGWLSRYLLTDNTRRLLQEEGFTYHMDDYSGDVPFWDRDTTGTPMCIVPYQLDSNDMKMWTDPALTPHQWLEYAKANFDQLYREGEEGNPKMMSLGLHLRIIGRPGRIWALEEFFRHLRAHDGVWVTTRKAIADHFMAAHPA; this is translated from the coding sequence ATGAAAGAAGAACGCATGGACTGGCCGGGCGGCGCGAAGCTGGCGCTGAGCGTGGTGGTGAATGTCGAGGAAGGCAGCGAGATGACCGTGGCCCGCGGCGATCGCGGGATGGAGCCGGTGGACGAGCTGGGCGTCTTCGTGAAATCGAAGATGCGCAATTACTCCAACGAGAGCAATTACCTCTACGGCATCAAGGCCGGTGCGCCGCGCATCGTGAAGCTGCTGAAACAATACGACATCACCGCCAGCTGGACCGTCGCCGCCATGGCGCTGGAAAACCACCCGAAAATCGCCCGCGCCATCGTCGATCTGGGTCATGAGCCTGTCAGCCACGGCTGGCGCTGGGTCCATCAGTTCAAGATGGACGAGGACACAGAGCGCGAATTCATCCGCAAGGCTGTGACCAGTATCGAGCATACCTGCGGCGTGCGGCCGTACGGCTGGCTCAGCCGTTACCTCCTGACCGACAACACGCGCCGCCTGCTGCAGGAAGAAGGCTTCACCTATCACATGGATGATTACAGCGGGGACGTGCCCTTCTGGGATCGGGACACCACCGGCACGCCCATGTGCATCGTGCCTTACCAGCTCGACAGCAACGACATGAAGATGTGGACCGACCCTGCGCTGACCCCGCACCAGTGGCTCGAATATGCCAAGGCCAATTTCGACCAGCTTTACCGCGAGGGCGAGGAGGGCAATCCCAAGATGATGAGCCTGGGGCTGCACCTACGCATCATCGGCCGGCCGGGCCGGATCTGGGCGCTGGAGGAATTCTTCCGCCATTTGCGCGCGCATGACGGCGTGTGGGTCACCACCCGCAAGGCCATCGCGGACCATTTCATGGCGGCACATCCGGCATGA
- a CDS encoding enoyl-CoA hydratase/isomerase family protein → MSLRLEIDGAVAHLLIDRADKRNAFTMAMWEALPGLLAQAEAAEGIRLLVLRAAEEGAFCAGADIRELLANKDDAAWRSANQQAINRVQHELARFALPTLAFVDGDCIGGGCGLALACDMRVATPRARFGITPAKLGLVYPLHDVKLLVDLVGPGQAKRMLFTGTLLDAAEAHRIGLVEVLADDPQAEVAALLAASPHSVREIKRIVRRVLDGQVADDDATRAIFAEAFTLGDFAEGTAAFTEKRKPEFGG, encoded by the coding sequence ATGAGCCTGCGGCTGGAGATAGACGGCGCCGTCGCCCACCTGCTGATCGACCGGGCGGACAAGCGCAACGCCTTTACCATGGCGATGTGGGAGGCGCTGCCCGGCCTGCTCGCGCAGGCGGAGGCGGCGGAGGGCATTCGCCTGCTGGTGCTGCGCGCGGCGGAGGAGGGCGCTTTCTGCGCAGGCGCGGATATTCGCGAGCTGCTGGCAAACAAGGACGATGCCGCTTGGCGCTCCGCCAACCAGCAGGCGATCAACCGGGTGCAGCACGAACTCGCCCGCTTCGCCTTGCCTACGCTGGCCTTTGTGGACGGGGACTGCATCGGCGGAGGCTGCGGTCTGGCGCTGGCCTGCGACATGCGCGTGGCGACGCCGCGCGCGCGCTTCGGCATTACGCCTGCCAAGTTGGGGCTGGTCTATCCGCTGCATGACGTGAAGCTGCTGGTCGACCTTGTCGGACCGGGGCAGGCGAAGCGCATGCTGTTCACCGGCACGCTGCTGGATGCAGCCGAAGCGCACCGTATCGGACTGGTGGAAGTGCTGGCGGATGATCCGCAGGCGGAGGTCGCCGCCCTGTTGGCCGCCAGCCCGCATTCCGTGCGCGAGATCAAGCGCATCGTGCGCCGTGTGCTCGACGGGCAAGTGGCCGACGATGACGCAACACGGGCGATCTTTGCCGAGGCCTTCACGCTGGGCGATTTCGCGGAAGGCACCGCCGCCTTCACCGAAAAGCGCAAGCCGGAGTTTGGCGGGTGA
- a CDS encoding YciI family protein translates to MKLFAFSCRDGEHGAELRQRVLQEHLDHIETHMERYAVAGPLREKDATIGSLLVIRAHDMAEARSFFEADPYFDAGVWQAISAAEFIGAAGDWVGGAAWKA, encoded by the coding sequence ATGAAGCTGTTCGCCTTCTCCTGCCGCGACGGCGAGCACGGGGCCGAGCTGCGCCAGCGCGTGCTGCAGGAACATCTCGACCATATCGAGACGCATATGGAGCGTTATGCCGTTGCGGGACCGCTGCGAGAAAAGGATGCGACCATCGGATCCCTACTGGTCATCCGTGCGCATGACATGGCCGAGGCGCGCAGCTTCTTCGAAGCCGACCCCTATTTCGATGCCGGCGTGTGGCAGGCCATCAGCGCCGCAGAATTCATCGGCGCAGCGGGCGATTGGGTCGGCGGAGCGGCCTGGAAGGCTTAG
- the rnpA gene encoding ribonuclease P protein component, whose protein sequence is MPADLSTLTKRADFLAANRGLRNARPGFVLLTRANDGLGKRFGVTVTKKIGNAVVRNRMKRRFRELLRDALPAEGLADHDHVLIGRAGGVERDFAAMRAELSKALERAGQGKGDKRRPPMNGDRRSRRA, encoded by the coding sequence ATGCCCGCCGACCTCTCCACCCTCACTAAGCGCGCCGATTTCCTCGCGGCGAATCGGGGGCTGCGTAATGCGCGGCCCGGCTTCGTGCTGCTGACGCGCGCCAATGACGGGCTGGGCAAGCGCTTCGGCGTCACGGTCACCAAGAAGATCGGCAATGCGGTGGTCCGCAACCGGATGAAGCGGCGCTTCCGCGAATTGCTGCGCGATGCGCTGCCAGCTGAAGGCCTGGCCGACCACGACCATGTGCTGATCGGCCGCGCCGGCGGGGTGGAGCGGGACTTTGCCGCCATGCGCGCCGAGCTCTCGAAAGCGCTGGAACGCGCGGGCCAGGGCAAGGGCGACAAACGCCGCCCGCCCATGAACGGCGACCGGCGCAGCAGGCGCGCATGA
- a CDS encoding REDY-like protein HapK has translation MRIICLFNLKDGVDVAEYEEWAKSRDIPGVNDLSSVTSFTVHKATGVFGDEAAKPHFEYVEIIDITGMDEFVADISTADFQAAAAPFEGYADAPQFILTEDL, from the coding sequence ATGCGCATTATCTGCCTGTTCAACCTGAAAGACGGCGTCGATGTCGCCGAATATGAGGAATGGGCGAAATCCCGCGACATTCCGGGCGTCAACGACCTGTCCTCAGTCACCAGCTTCACGGTGCACAAGGCCACAGGCGTATTCGGGGACGAGGCCGCGAAGCCGCATTTCGAATATGTCGAGATCATCGACATTACCGGCATGGATGAATTCGTGGCCGATATCTCGACCGCCGATTTCCAGGCCGCCGCCGCGCCCTTCGAGGGCTATGCCGATGCACCGCAATTCATCCTGACAGAGGATTTGTGA
- a CDS encoding amidase — protein sequence MADPFDISALKMRDAPLNAFVDWDEEAKSGEGALSGMTIGVKANIAVAGLPWSAGLKAYRSRIAERDAETVSRLRSAGAAIIGTLNMEEGALGSKSDNPFFGAVQNPHRIGYSPGGSSGGSAAAVAAGLVDLALGTDTMGSIRIPASHCGIYGFKPATASVSQDGLEPADLALDAIGPLARNLATLEQAARVISGFGDGSGEYGGAVLAGHGVEVDAEVAATFERALAALPEAPAQASLSESNSRIRFAGFIRTARAMAQHLDGVEGMSAHLQGLLSYGRDRPAEKLVKDFGVLEQAKAEVRQIVQDHGFLIMPTVPNPPFPHSDPEPAAQADFTCLANIAGLPAISIPAGWTAGGLPVGVQIVGQVGHEAGLFALARFLDGKLAAYRPPAAS from the coding sequence ATGGCTGACCCGTTTGACATATCCGCCCTGAAGATGCGCGACGCGCCGCTAAATGCCTTCGTCGACTGGGACGAAGAGGCCAAATCGGGCGAGGGCGCGCTGTCCGGCATGACGATCGGGGTGAAGGCGAACATCGCCGTGGCGGGCCTGCCCTGGAGCGCAGGCCTGAAAGCCTATCGAAGCCGCATTGCCGAGCGCGACGCCGAGACGGTGTCCCGTCTGCGCAGCGCCGGTGCCGCCATCATCGGCACGCTCAACATGGAAGAAGGCGCGCTGGGCTCCAAATCCGACAACCCCTTCTTCGGTGCGGTGCAGAACCCGCACCGCATTGGCTACTCGCCCGGAGGTTCGAGCGGGGGCAGCGCCGCTGCGGTGGCTGCCGGGCTGGTTGATCTGGCGCTGGGCACGGACACGATGGGCTCCATCCGCATCCCTGCCAGCCATTGCGGGATTTATGGCTTCAAGCCCGCGACCGCTTCGGTCAGCCAGGACGGGCTGGAGCCGGCCGACCTCGCGCTGGATGCCATCGGCCCGCTCGCCCGCAACCTCGCGACGCTGGAGCAGGCGGCGCGGGTCATCTCCGGCTTCGGCGACGGGTCCGGAGAATACGGCGGGGCCGTGCTGGCCGGCCACGGGGTCGAGGTCGATGCCGAGGTCGCTGCGACATTTGAACGCGCGCTCGCCGCTCTTCCCGAAGCCCCCGCACAGGCAAGCCTCAGCGAGAGCAATTCGCGCATCCGCTTTGCCGGCTTCATCCGCACCGCGCGCGCCATGGCGCAGCATCTGGACGGGGTGGAGGGCATGTCTGCCCACCTGCAAGGCCTGCTGTCCTATGGCCGCGACCGCCCGGCTGAGAAGCTGGTGAAGGACTTCGGCGTACTGGAGCAGGCCAAGGCGGAGGTGCGGCAGATCGTGCAGGACCACGGCTTCCTGATCATGCCCACCGTGCCCAATCCGCCATTCCCGCACAGCGATCCGGAACCTGCCGCGCAGGCCGATTTCACCTGCCTGGCCAATATCGCGGGGCTTCCCGCCATCAGCATACCCGCCGGGTGGACGGCAGGCGGCCTGCCGGTCGGCGTGCAGATCGTCGGGCAGGTCGGTCATGAGGCCGGCCTGTTCGCCCTTGCACGCTTCCTCGACGGCAAGCTTGCCGCCTATCGCCCGCCCGCTGCATCCTGA
- a CDS encoding quinone oxidoreductase family protein — MRTTRAILRAHGGPEAIEWVQEDLPDPGPGEVLLEHGAVGLNYIDTYHRRGIYPMELPGGLGIEAAGRVLAVGEGVEGFAAGDRAATFGPLTGAYATHRLIAAEHLFALPGTIDDRTAAAAIVKAFTAEFLVERCAKVEAGWPVLVHAAAGGTGLLLVQWLKHIGAEVIGTVSTEDKAQAAREAGADHIIFYKREDTAARVREITGGAGVRVTFDGIGRSTWETSLDATGMRGLIVNYGNADAPVGEVDVGVLAMKGSLFNTRPMLFHYYADPEERARCSARVWDLFARGVLSVTVGQEYALTDAAQAHADLESGKTTGSTLLLP, encoded by the coding sequence ATGCGCACCACACGGGCAATCCTACGCGCACATGGCGGGCCGGAGGCGATCGAATGGGTTCAGGAAGACCTGCCCGATCCCGGCCCCGGCGAAGTGCTACTGGAACACGGCGCGGTGGGGCTGAATTACATCGACACTTATCACCGGCGCGGCATCTATCCGATGGAACTGCCCGGCGGGCTGGGCATCGAGGCGGCAGGCCGCGTGCTGGCGGTTGGCGAAGGGGTCGAAGGGTTCGCAGCGGGCGACCGCGCGGCGACGTTCGGCCCGCTGACCGGCGCCTATGCCACCCACCGGCTGATCGCGGCGGAACACCTGTTCGCGCTGCCCGGCACCATCGACGACCGGACCGCGGCAGCCGCCATTGTGAAGGCCTTCACCGCAGAATTTCTGGTGGAACGCTGCGCAAAAGTGGAGGCCGGCTGGCCGGTGCTGGTCCACGCTGCGGCGGGGGGCACGGGGCTGCTGCTGGTGCAGTGGCTGAAGCATATCGGGGCCGAGGTGATCGGCACGGTTTCCACCGAGGACAAGGCGCAGGCCGCGCGCGAGGCGGGGGCCGACCACATCATCTTCTACAAGCGCGAGGACACCGCAGCGCGGGTGCGCGAGATCACCGGCGGGGCGGGCGTGCGCGTCACCTTCGACGGGATCGGCCGCTCGACATGGGAAACCTCGCTCGATGCCACGGGCATGCGCGGGCTGATCGTCAATTACGGCAATGCCGATGCGCCTGTTGGCGAGGTGGATGTGGGCGTGCTGGCCATGAAGGGATCGCTGTTCAACACGCGGCCCATGCTGTTCCACTACTACGCCGACCCTGAAGAGCGCGCGCGCTGCTCGGCGCGGGTCTGGGACCTGTTTGCGCGGGGCGTGCTGTCCGTCACCGTAGGCCAGGAATACGCCCTGACCGACGCGGCGCAGGCGCATGCGGATTTGGAATCGGGCAAGACCACCGGCTCCACCCTGCTGCTGCCGTAG
- the rpmH gene encoding 50S ribosomal protein L34: protein MKRTFQPSNLVRARRHGFFARKKTVGGRKVLRARRARGRKKLSA, encoded by the coding sequence ATGAAGCGCACTTTCCAGCCGAGCAACCTCGTGCGCGCTCGTCGCCACGGTTTCTTCGCCCGCAAGAAGACGGTCGGTGGCCGCAAGGTCCTGCGCGCCCGCCGTGCACGCGGCCGCAAGAAGCTCAGCGCCTGA
- a CDS encoding amino acid permease, with the protein MSLFGRVKPLQSILATAEKKALHRTLGGFQLMLFGIGCIIGTGIFVLTAAGTQKAGPGLMLAFLIAGAVCIVAALCYAEVAAMIPVAGSAYTYSYASVGEFLAWTVGWALILEYAVAASAVSVGWSGYFSGTILNEFLGIQLPAWLSAGPLALGGAPGGFINLPAMLIALAVTWLLMIGTSESAKVNAVLVAIKVTALTAFVVLTLTSPEFDAARFNPFLPAGVFGGFGTGLGAVGAAATIFFAYVGFDAVSTAAEETKDPQKNVPFGLIGSLLFCTVFYILVAAGAIGTIGGQPIMGPDGIPFPAGSEELARQCAMPAYSCALVCSDEALAHVLRQIGFSGIGNMLGVAAFLALPSVILVLIFAQTRIFFVMSRDGLLPERLSTVHPKWKTPHIVTLMTGLIVAVGAAFFPVGLLADYANAGTLYAFFMVAVTVMVLRKTDPDRPRPFRMKGVWIIAPLTLAGCLFLYVNLPWQAILVLPAWALVGLVIYFAYSRSRSHLGQGIVEVVDDVAGEEKAVPIDTAG; encoded by the coding sequence ATGTCGCTGTTTGGCCGCGTAAAGCCACTTCAATCCATCCTTGCCACCGCCGAGAAGAAGGCGCTGCACCGCACGCTGGGCGGCTTCCAGCTGATGCTGTTCGGCATCGGCTGCATCATCGGGACGGGCATCTTCGTCCTCACCGCCGCGGGGACGCAGAAGGCGGGTCCGGGCCTGATGCTGGCCTTCCTGATTGCAGGGGCCGTCTGCATCGTCGCGGCGCTCTGCTATGCGGAAGTGGCCGCGATGATCCCGGTGGCGGGTTCCGCCTACACATACAGTTATGCCTCGGTCGGCGAATTCCTGGCCTGGACGGTGGGCTGGGCGCTGATCCTGGAATATGCAGTGGCGGCAAGCGCGGTCTCGGTCGGCTGGTCGGGCTATTTCAGCGGCACGATCTTGAACGAATTCCTTGGCATACAGCTACCCGCCTGGCTCAGCGCAGGCCCGCTTGCGCTGGGCGGCGCGCCGGGCGGCTTCATCAACCTGCCCGCCATGCTGATCGCCTTGGCCGTTACCTGGCTGCTGATGATCGGGACGAGCGAGAGCGCCAAGGTCAACGCCGTGCTGGTGGCGATCAAGGTGACGGCGCTCACCGCTTTCGTGGTGCTGACGCTCACAAGCCCGGAATTCGATGCGGCCCGCTTCAACCCCTTCCTTCCCGCGGGCGTGTTCGGCGGCTTCGGCACGGGGCTCGGCGCAGTCGGCGCGGCGGCGACGATCTTCTTCGCTTACGTGGGTTTCGATGCCGTCTCCACCGCGGCGGAGGAAACCAAAGACCCGCAGAAGAACGTGCCCTTCGGCCTGATCGGATCGCTGCTGTTCTGCACAGTGTTCTACATACTGGTGGCGGCCGGCGCGATCGGGACCATCGGCGGACAGCCCATCATGGGGCCGGATGGCATTCCCTTCCCGGCAGGATCGGAGGAGCTGGCGCGGCAATGCGCCATGCCAGCCTATTCCTGCGCGCTGGTCTGCTCGGACGAGGCGCTGGCCCATGTGCTGCGCCAGATCGGCTTCTCCGGCATCGGCAACATGCTGGGCGTCGCCGCCTTCCTGGCGCTGCCCTCGGTAATCCTGGTGCTGATCTTCGCGCAGACCCGCATCTTCTTCGTCATGAGCCGCGACGGCCTGCTGCCCGAACGGCTGAGCACGGTGCACCCGAAATGGAAGACGCCGCATATCGTGACGCTGATGACCGGCCTGATCGTGGCGGTGGGCGCGGCCTTCTTCCCCGTCGGCCTGCTGGCGGATTATGCCAATGCGGGCACGCTCTACGCCTTCTTCATGGTGGCCGTGACGGTGATGGTGCTGCGCAAGACGGACCCGGACCGGCCGCGCCCCTTCCGCATGAAAGGCGTGTGGATCATCGCCCCGCTGACGCTGGCGGGCTGCCTGTTCCTTTATGTCAACCTGCCCTGGCAGGCGATCCTGGTCCTGCCCGCATGGGCGCTGGTCGGGCTCGTCATCTACTTCGCCTACAGCCGCAGCCGCAGCCATCTGGGCCAAGGCATCGTGGAAGTGGTGGACGATGTGGCAGGCGAGGAGAAGGCGGTGCCGATCGATACGGCGGGGTGA